In the genome of Corythoichthys intestinalis isolate RoL2023-P3 chromosome 19, ASM3026506v1, whole genome shotgun sequence, one region contains:
- the LOC130907992 gene encoding FAS-associated death domain protein-like gives MMAAKLDIAANVIAENLGRNWRRLGRQLGLTETKLDSVSTRHPNDLDETARELLKEWRKNRGSEVCVKDLVRALRACHQNLTADKVEDAWMIPQ, from the exons ATGATGGCAG CCAAGCTGGACATTGCCGCAAATGTGATTGCTGAAAACTTGGGTCGTAACTGGCGTAGATTAGGACGACAGCTGGGTCTGACCGAAACTAAACTGGATTCCGTCTCAACGAGACATCCGAACGATTTGGACGAGACTGCCAGAGAGCTGCTGAAGGAATGGCGCAAGAATCGTGGATCCGAAGTCTGCGTTAAAGACTTAGTTAGGGCTCTCAGGGCATGCCACCAAAATCTCACAGCTGATAAAGTGGAGGATGCCTGGATGATACCTCAATAG